The DNA window TGTTTCGAATCATTATTTTAGATTTAAAGGGTACCAGATGTATCATGATGCCGGAGTCGCAGTTCCCGTATTTTCTTTGAGAAGTGAAGACGGATTTGGCGTGGGAGAGTTTGCCGATCTCAAAAAACTGGCAGAATGGGCAAAGGAAACAAACCTTGGAATTATTCAAATATTACCGATCAATGATACGACTGCCAATTATTCTTGGACGGATTCATATCCGTATGCTGCAGTATCGGTTTATGCGCTGCATCCTCAATATATTTCATTGGAAAGGCTTGATTTTTCTTTACCGAAAGAATTAGTTAACGAGTATCGTGTTGAAAAAGAGGACTTAAATGCTCTTGCTTTGATTGATTATGAGAAAATGATTGCCGGTAAATGGAGATATTTAAAGGCGACTTTCAATGCAGAGAAAGAAAGTATTTACAAAGACAGAGGCTTCAAAAAATTTATAAAAGATAACGAAAGTTGGCTGGTTCCTTACTCCGCATTTTGTGTATTAAGGGATAAATATAAGACTCCTAATTTTAACGACTGGAAAACGCATAAGAAATATATTGCAGGAAAAATTTCCCAGTTATTTACCACGAAAAGTAAAGATTATGATAGCTGTATGGTTCATGCGTGGGTACAGTATGAGCTTCATAAACAATTAAAGGAAGCTGTAGATTATACTCATAGTCTTGGGGTTTCTTTAAAGGGTGATTTACCCATCGGTATTTACAGATATTCTGTGGAAGCCTGGACGGAGCCTGAATTATTTGGAATGGATTTTCAGGCAGGAGCACCGCCGGATCAATTTACCGAGCTTGGGCAAAACTGGGAGTTTCCAACATATAATTGGGAAGCAATGAAAGCTGATGATTATAAATGGTGGAAAAATAGATTCAAAGCATTGGAACAATATTTTGATGCGATGCGAATTGATCATATATTAGGTTTTTTCAGAATCTGGAGGATGCCCATTTCTGCGGTACAGGGAATATTAGGCTATTTTTATCCTGCTGTTCCTATCGTATTGGATGAGTTTAAAGCTTTGCAGATTCCGTTTACCTTTGAAAGATATTGTAAACCTTTTATCAATAACCAGATTTTATCGGATATGTTTGGTGCCGATCGTGGAAAAGTTCTTGAGTTTATTGATACTAATCAGGATGGGACTTATTCATTTAAAGAAGAATTCGATACCCAGCGAAAACTGGTAGACTTTTTTAAGAAAAATCCACGTGGTTCTATTGAAGAGCAGTTGATCTCGCTTTGTGCCAATGTTTTATTTTTAACGGAAGAAAGAAAGGGTGAAACGGGGTATCATCCGAGATTTAATGTATACAATACAGAATCTTTTAACTATCTGTCAGAATCGGAGCAGAAAAGCATTTATGAGCTGTATCACGACTATTTCTTCAGAAGACAGGATCATCTGTGGCTTGAAAAAGCGATGGAGAAACTTCCGGTCATCCTTAATGCTACCAAAATGCTGATCTGTGGGGAAGATCTGGGGATGGTTCCGGCTTGCGTACCTGTTGCAATGGACGAACTGGCCATTATTGCTCTGAAAGTTCAGCGTATGCCGTCTGAGAATATTCCGTTTTATAATCCAAGGAATGCTTCTTAC is part of the Chryseobacterium lactis genome and encodes:
- a CDS encoding 4-alpha-glucanotransferase; this translates as MKLYFNVEYIVKAGENLELVIGEEGSAVHVHTMFCAENGLWKCEVDYFSKSISYLYRVVDDKKNVVREEFVLHYLNFPHNYKEFIIFDEWNNKNFPENYLNNKILYNKLHGFIPEKSTVLKKHTHLFRIEAPIYNPDWRIVLFGSTPSLGGWSYDKAIHLFQTDFGIWEASVEIPENEIIQFKYCIYDTRENRVIDVETGENRFTVANPVADVLQIVSNHYFRFKGYQMYHDAGVAVPVFSLRSEDGFGVGEFADLKKLAEWAKETNLGIIQILPINDTTANYSWTDSYPYAAVSVYALHPQYISLERLDFSLPKELVNEYRVEKEDLNALALIDYEKMIAGKWRYLKATFNAEKESIYKDRGFKKFIKDNESWLVPYSAFCVLRDKYKTPNFNDWKTHKKYIAGKISQLFTTKSKDYDSCMVHAWVQYELHKQLKEAVDYTHSLGVSLKGDLPIGIYRYSVEAWTEPELFGMDFQAGAPPDQFTELGQNWEFPTYNWEAMKADDYKWWKNRFKALEQYFDAMRIDHILGFFRIWRMPISAVQGILGYFYPAVPIVLDEFKALQIPFTFERYCKPFINNQILSDMFGADRGKVLEFIDTNQDGTYSFKEEFDTQRKLVDFFKKNPRGSIEEQLISLCANVLFLTEERKGETGYHPRFNVYNTESFNYLSESEQKSIYELYHDYFFRRQDHLWLEKAMEKLPVILNATKMLICGEDLGMVPACVPVAMDELAIIALKVQRMPSENIPFYNPRNASYMNVITASSHDSSTLRQWWKEDPALTQRYFNQQLIQYGKAPQELTPYLAEIIMKQHLYNEAMLAIFPIQEFMATDAELTNKNIDDERINNPAVFPHYWRYRMHIRLEDLKEKQSFNEKIAYWVKDSRRM